The following proteins come from a genomic window of Nitrospira sp.:
- a CDS encoding type II toxin-antitoxin system VapC family toxin, with protein MPYYYFDSTALIKRYSMERGTRIVNRLMVKRGKVAIVPTWSVTDFYSVLCARAHEGQITRDDCYSVLYKFEIESKQGLYQFIEPKMETYLATKELALEYPFLRSPQVMHLALALELKPLRLTVVSADPQLLAASKTAGLHIINPAED; from the coding sequence ATGCCATATTACTATTTTGACTCAACCGCACTCATTAAGCGCTATAGCATGGAGCGGGGCACGAGGATCGTGAATAGGCTGATGGTGAAGCGCGGTAAAGTTGCGATTGTCCCGACATGGTCCGTGACGGACTTCTATTCGGTCTTGTGCGCACGCGCTCACGAGGGGCAGATTACGCGGGATGATTGCTACTCTGTTTTGTATAAGTTCGAGATTGAGTCCAAACAGGGACTCTACCAGTTTATTGAACCGAAGATGGAGACCTACCTGGCAACCAAGGAATTGGCCTTGGAGTATCCGTTCCTTCGCTCGCCACAAGTGATGCATCTGGCGCTGGCGTTGGAGTTGAAGCCGTTGCGATTGACCGTCGTCAGCGCGGATCCACAGCTGTTGGCGGCATCAAAAACTGCAGGACTGCACATTATTAATCCGGCCGAAGACTAG
- a CDS encoding glycosyl transferase family 2 yields the protein MNNSVIPLTAETEDLLEAVRSADILVGIPSFNNARTVGHVVRAVGAGLAKYFHGHRAVLVNADGGSTDDTPTIVAHTMVDLEPLFISDRQSTLHRIITPYHGIPGKGSAFRTIFEIARRLKVKACAVVDSDVRSITPEWMELLLHPILKEGYDYVAPYYRRHKYDGTITNSIAYPLTRALYGQEVRQPIGGDFGFTGELAQHYLEKHVWESDVARFGIDIWMTTEAITSGAKVCQSFLGAKIHDPKDPAADLSSMLRQVVGALFALMDAHAPTWLPVTDSRKVPLFGFQYEVGVEPVNVNVERMVDLFQLGLTDLHDIWARMLSEDALDQLSSLRNVPLRDFRIPDSLWAQIIYDAALAHHRNVLPQEHLLKALTPLYLGKTASFVLDSQGLTTVEAEQLIETLCRTFEKQKEYLIARWPQSHDSREVIGAARGKSERSEP from the coding sequence ATGAACAATAGCGTGATTCCACTCACCGCTGAAACCGAGGACCTGCTGGAAGCCGTGCGCAGTGCCGACATCTTGGTCGGCATTCCCAGCTTCAACAATGCAAGGACCGTCGGCCACGTCGTCCGCGCCGTCGGAGCGGGGCTGGCAAAATACTTTCACGGCCATCGTGCCGTCCTGGTCAACGCCGACGGCGGCTCCACCGACGACACCCCTACCATCGTCGCCCATACCATGGTTGATCTGGAACCTCTCTTTATCAGCGATCGACAGAGCACGCTTCACCGGATTATCACGCCCTATCATGGGATCCCAGGCAAAGGCAGCGCGTTTCGCACGATTTTTGAGATCGCTCGACGGCTCAAAGTCAAAGCCTGTGCCGTCGTTGATTCGGACGTCCGCAGCATCACCCCTGAGTGGATGGAACTGCTCCTTCATCCGATTCTCAAAGAAGGCTACGACTATGTGGCCCCGTACTATCGACGCCACAAGTACGACGGAACGATCACCAACAGCATCGCCTATCCTCTGACCCGAGCCCTCTACGGGCAGGAGGTTCGTCAGCCGATCGGCGGAGATTTTGGATTCACCGGCGAACTGGCCCAACACTATCTCGAAAAGCACGTCTGGGAGTCCGATGTCGCGCGCTTCGGGATCGATATTTGGATGACGACCGAGGCCATCACGAGCGGAGCGAAGGTGTGTCAGAGTTTTCTCGGGGCCAAGATTCATGATCCCAAAGACCCTGCCGCCGACCTCTCCTCCATGTTGCGACAGGTCGTGGGAGCCTTGTTCGCCTTGATGGATGCCCATGCCCCCACCTGGCTCCCCGTCACAGACTCGCGAAAGGTGCCTCTCTTCGGCTTCCAATATGAGGTGGGCGTTGAGCCGGTGAATGTCAACGTCGAACGGATGGTGGACTTGTTTCAGCTCGGACTGACGGACCTGCACGATATTTGGGCACGCATGCTCTCGGAAGACGCCCTGGATCAGCTGTCCAGCCTTCGGAACGTCCCCCTCCGGGATTTCCGTATTCCAGATTCGCTCTGGGCTCAAATTATTTATGACGCCGCCCTCGCGCATCATCGGAACGTGCTCCCACAAGAACATCTCCTGAAAGCGCTGACCCCTCTCTATTTAGGAAAGACCGCGTCATTCGTGCTGGATAGCCAAGGGTTGACCACGGTGGAAGCCGAGCAGCTCATCGAAACGCTCTGCCGGACGTTCGAGAAACAGAAAGAGTATCTAATCGCACGTTGGCCTCAGTCTCATGACTCGCGCGAAGTCATCGGGGCTGCTCGCGGAAAGTCTGAAAGGAGCGAGCCATGA
- a CDS encoding HAD-IIB family hydrolase, whose product MSRYLLFTDLDGCLLDNDTYSFDEARPALDALRAESIPVIIVSGKTRAEIEPLRERLDHHNPFIVENGAAVFVPLNTFDFPLERSRRRSSYQIIELGTPYALLRDVLRQIEEAVGTPLQGFGDLSVDEVMANTGLAREDALRAMLREFDEPFLVNGPTKLIEEVCRQIVTRGLNWTRGGRFFHLTGNNDKGRAAEILLRCYKRQERLANLPDDIETIGIGDSLNDLPLLLTVDHPVLVQKPDGSYDPDINLPNLIRAPGIGPTGWNQAVLELLKQASEEPSHGRSVNIQAT is encoded by the coding sequence ATGTCACGCTATCTACTCTTCACAGACCTGGACGGTTGTCTCTTAGACAACGATACCTATTCCTTTGACGAGGCGAGACCGGCGCTCGACGCCCTCCGTGCGGAGAGCATTCCGGTCATTATCGTCTCCGGAAAGACCCGCGCGGAAATCGAACCGCTTCGAGAGCGTCTTGATCACCACAATCCCTTCATCGTCGAGAATGGCGCGGCAGTGTTTGTGCCCCTCAATACCTTTGACTTTCCCTTGGAACGATCACGACGCCGCTCCAGCTATCAAATCATTGAACTCGGCACACCCTATGCCCTCCTCCGGGATGTGCTTCGGCAAATTGAAGAAGCAGTGGGCACGCCGCTCCAAGGGTTCGGCGACCTATCGGTCGACGAAGTCATGGCGAACACAGGACTCGCCCGAGAAGATGCCCTGCGGGCGATGCTGCGGGAGTTCGATGAGCCGTTTTTGGTCAACGGCCCCACTAAACTGATCGAGGAAGTCTGCCGTCAAATCGTGACGCGAGGGCTGAATTGGACCAGAGGGGGACGGTTCTTTCACTTGACGGGAAATAACGACAAAGGTCGGGCCGCAGAAATCCTTCTTCGCTGCTATAAACGACAAGAACGACTGGCCAACCTGCCAGACGACATCGAAACCATCGGCATCGGCGATAGCTTGAACGATCTCCCGCTCCTACTGACGGTGGATCATCCGGTCTTGGTACAAAAACCGGACGGCTCGTATGACCCCGACATCAACCTGCCGAATCTCATTCGCGCGCCAGGCATCGGCCCAACCGGATGGAATCAGGCTGTCTTGGAATTACTCAAACAAGCCTCGGAAGAACCATCCCATGGCCGATCAGTCAATATCCAAGCCACTTGA